The Oryzias latipes chromosome 8, ASM223467v1 genomic interval CTAACTTCTACTTTAAGAGGAGTGGCAGTTTCCTTGTACTTTTAACTTGCAGTTCATAGAAAATGAAACCTTAATTCTGTTGGGTTATAGAGTTCAACTGTTTCTTAAAAATGCAGgaagctgccttttttttttagctaaactGAATAATTAGAAGGAAAAATCCAATAAACTAGGAGAAACCTATAGTTGttggaatttttcaaaaataatttcagttGAAAATTGCCTCATagacattctttttttgttatttgaaagataattttctttcaaatgtatATCCTCAATCTTCTATTTAATACGAAAATGTGCATCTTTGTGATCAAAACTTCCGgactttatattttctttttaaaagtaattaagATTAAGGAGAAAAGAATATGGTGAGATTTATCTTTGAAAAACTACATTTAACAAGTACATAAGGGCTGCACTGTATACTGTTTTATAGGTTTATTGAAAACAACAATGTGGTGtagtggttcaaatcccagctgtttTTGCATGTTCCACTCCTGcatctgtgggttttctctgggcactccatatttcctcccacagtcaaaaaacatgcctcataggttaattgggGATTATGAATTGTCCCCAGGTGTTGATGTGAGAGTTACTacctgtccaggttgtaccCGTCATtcccccaacagtagctgggttggttcCCATTACCCCAAAAGAGATTCAGTGGTTTCAGAAGACCGATATATGGATAAAAGAGgttgaaaaagtaaataaaagtagtGGGGGGAAAATACAGAAGCTTTACAATGGAgatgtaaatgtaaaacaaataacaactttatttaaaaaatggaaatgatttgACAATCTGCACAGCAGTTTCTTACCCTCAATTCatcaacactaaaatacaagAAACTATGACAGGAGAAGACAAACCAATCACAGGTTATGTTTCAACTGCATAATCACTCTTTTGACAGCATCAAGcatctttaaactttaaacatcAGTACATGAAAAAATCAGTGCCGTTTCGTAAAGACATCTAATcaactgaaatgtaaaaaaatcatGATTGTCCTCTCTCTTCACAACGTCCAGCCAGGGGTGCGTGCTTTCTCTTCATAACCATCCAATATCAGTCTCGCTTGGACTCCTGGAGCAATATTCAAACTTGATTGATACTCAAAAGTGTCATAGTTAAAGTCTTGAAAATTCATCACAGGTGTGAACTTTGTCACCCATTGCCATTGCCACCATTCATagtcttgtgtgtgttttgtttctgaGCTGTAGAAACCAACCCACGCCTTTTTACATATGGACTTCCAGTCCATATGTTTTAACACGTACAAGCGAGCACAAGCCTTcccatttttcacaaacaactGTAGTTTTGCTGCGTTGCCACTGATAGTAACCGCTTCAGGACTCTTAAACTCGTCTCCTCTGTCTATTTCCTCTCCGAGGCTTTTCCAGAAGAAACATGATGTCTGCGTCTTATGCAGTCGAGCCTGTAGCTGTTCATTCAGGGGGATTTTTGTGTCACAGCTTCCATATTTTTGGTTTCCAATATACTTAGAAAACAGGGCCTTGTCATCGTCATCGCTCTTGTAAAGAGCAATCATCAGACCTTCATTTAAATAGTTTCCTGGAATATTGCTCCAATGTATCATGGCAGTACCGCATGTGCTTGTCTTTACCTTAATTGCCATGTAGTCTCTCCTATCTGACAAGTTGAGGCGTGTAAAATTTCCTGAAATGCTACTTGGGGGTCTTGCTGGGATGTTCACAACAAAATCAgaatttttcttctctcttgtGGGTGGTTTCTGTCGTTTGCTTGGTTGGTGTGAGGAGAGCTTTTCTTGGACAACAATATACAGAAATAGTCCAAGGCAAGCAAGTTCACCCCAGCTGTTCTTAATGTATTTTAGCTGGTTCTCATCAGCATGACTTCCAAAGTTATCTCTGAGTTGTCTGAGATCTTCCATCACATCTCTGTAATCCTCATCATCATTAAACTCTCTAATCCGGTTTAAAAGGCGGGTAGTAACTTGGTACGTATGCTCTGGATCATACCTTGTACCCTGGTTATCGGCTTGCTCGTAATGCTGGGTAATATAAACTTGATCTATGATCTGTCTGTCCTGCCTTCCTGCATTCTGCTCTCTGACTCTGAATATAATCCGGTCCCTGTTTCTTCCTTCAAAGCCTACTCGGGGGTGAATAACGTAGGATGGAAGCTCCGAGGACATCTCATGATTGAGATTACCAACAGTGTAGTACCTGTATCTGACATTTCCGTGAGGTAGTGGTTCCAGCATTCTTTCATAGTTTCCATAATGATGTGAACCGTAATCTCCCTGGTTCGGGTCAAATGTCAGTCGTATCAAATTATTATTGTCAATCTCAATTATGTTGGCAAACCAATACAGCAATAGAAGACTGTGTTTGGGGACAGACTGTCCGAAGTTCATTTGTTTGAGACTGTCCATGGTGGAGAGCTTTTTTATCGCAGAAACTGAAGTCAGGACAAGGAGCAGGACGATGCAATATCCTGTGATCACTTGTAGCTTCTTCATTCTGTTAAGACATATCACATACGAGAGTTGTTGTTTCTTCGTTGTCAAACTGGACACATCAAAAACTTTTAACAAGATGTGATATCTAAAAATTAACCGccaaaatattttcaataattttgaaatccatatgaacattttacctacagtaataaaaaaaaaaaactcttactTTTATGTTTATGGAGACAGTAGGAGGTTTGGCTTCCCAATGATCCTCTGCTTGCATTAAAGGTCCTCAGCTGTGAATGGGTCCCCAGAGTAAATAACAGCCTTTAGATCAACCATTACTGTTTTATTAAGAGGGCATCTAAACCATACTATATGTGCAAAAAAACGAAAGTTagttaataatttttaaattgttacagtcaataatatatttaaaggaaaattttcttttttaaatgcttgatGGACAGAGAAGGTGCTTCTAAGATTAAAACCTTTCAGTTTGtcttaaaatacatttccattttggaaaaacatttcagaaaaggaTGAGCTAATTGCAGTGAAGCTCACGATATGCCAGTGTAACATGCtagaaaaaataacattttttacatgGTAAAGTATTATATATAATAGTGTACAATAAACTGAGGGTGCTCTCTTTTTAAACTGGCAAATACATTGTTGCAAAGAAAAATAGAGAGCTTACCTCCTTGACACGGCTGCTTTCGTGAATGTTTA includes:
- the LOC105354569 gene encoding uncharacterized protein LOC105354569 is translated as MKKLQVITGYCIVLLLVLTSVSAIKKLSTMDSLKQMNFGQSVPKHSLLLLYWFANIIEIDNNNLIRLTFDPNQGDYGSHHYGNYERMLEPLPHGNVRYRYYTVGNLNHEMSSELPSYVIHPRVGFEGRNRDRIIFRVREQNAGRQDRQIIDQVYITQHYEQADNQGTRYDPEHTYQVTTRLLNRIREFNDDEDYRDVMEDLRQLRDNFGSHADENQLKYIKNSWGELACLGLFLYIVVQEKLSSHQPSKRQKPPTREKKNSDFVVNIPARPPSSISGNFTRLNLSDRRDYMAIKVKTSTCGTAMIHWSNIPGNYLNEGLMIALYKSDDDDKALFSKYIGNQKYGSCDTKIPLNEQLQARLHKTQTSCFFWKSLGEEIDRGDEFKSPEAVTISGNAAKLQLFVKNGKACARLYVLKHMDWKSICKKAWVGFYSSETKHTQDYEWWQWQWVTKFTPVMNFQDFNYDTFEYQSSLNIAPGVQARLILDGYEEKARTPGWTL